From the Lampris incognitus isolate fLamInc1 chromosome 10, fLamInc1.hap2, whole genome shotgun sequence genome, one window contains:
- the LOC130118909 gene encoding protein PET100 homolog, mitochondrial isoform X1, with amino-acid sequence MGVKIEVFRMMLYLSFPVTMFWISNQAEYFEEYIVKRKREIFPPDEHIHRKELEDFKEKMRLRKEQRRLKEMGAQSEDSGVKEGWHP; translated from the exons ATGGGTGTAAAAATAGAGGTGTTTAGG ATGATGCTGTATTTGTCCTTTCCCGTAACAATGTTCTGGATCTCAAATCAAGCTGAATACTTTGAAGAATATATCGTAAAGCGAAAG AGGGAGATCTTCCCCCCTGATGAGCATATACAT CGGAAGGAGTTGGAGGATTTCAAAGAGAAGATGCGGCTTCGTAAGGAGCAGCGACGACTAAAGGAGATGGGTGCACAGTCTGAGGATTCAGGAGTAAAGGAAGGCTGGCATCCCTAA
- the LOC130118909 gene encoding protein PET100 homolog, mitochondrial isoform X2 — MMLYLSFPVTMFWISNQAEYFEEYIVKRKREIFPPDEHIHRKELEDFKEKMRLRKEQRRLKEMGAQSEDSGVKEGWHP; from the exons ATGATGCTGTATTTGTCCTTTCCCGTAACAATGTTCTGGATCTCAAATCAAGCTGAATACTTTGAAGAATATATCGTAAAGCGAAAG AGGGAGATCTTCCCCCCTGATGAGCATATACAT CGGAAGGAGTTGGAGGATTTCAAAGAGAAGATGCGGCTTCGTAAGGAGCAGCGACGACTAAAGGAGATGGGTGCACAGTCTGAGGATTCAGGAGTAAAGGAAGGCTGGCATCCCTAA